In Maledivibacter sp., the following are encoded in one genomic region:
- a CDS encoding deoxyguanosinetriphosphate triphosphohydrolase: protein MNIREITESIEENTLSNRASKSNNINGRKFPEKKCDIRTEFQRDRDRIIHSKAFRRLKHKTQVFLSPEGDHYRTRLTHTLEVAQISRTIARALRLNEDLTEAIALGHDLGHTPFGHCGESVLNRIHSGGFKHNEQSLRVVEKLEKRGVKKGGLNLTYEVKDGILNHTGENKPLTLEGQIVKLSDRIAYINHDIDDAIRARVLKRDSLPIDCTKALGVSHRERINKMIRDVIKESIEKDGISMSEEVYYYTNKLRDFMFEKVYLNKEAKKEEEKAQNVIVELYRYFCRKPHKLPEEIYDEIKITNNTEEKVKDYIAGMSDTYAINKYLEIYVPKFWV from the coding sequence ATGAATATCAGAGAAATAACTGAATCTATTGAAGAAAATACTTTATCTAATCGTGCAAGCAAGTCAAATAATATTAATGGTAGAAAATTTCCAGAAAAGAAATGTGATATTAGAACAGAGTTTCAAAGAGATAGAGATAGGATAATACATTCAAAGGCTTTCAGAAGATTAAAGCATAAAACACAGGTGTTTTTATCACCGGAGGGGGATCACTATAGGACTAGACTTACTCATACCCTGGAGGTTGCTCAAATCTCAAGAACAATTGCTAGAGCTTTAAGATTAAACGAGGATTTAACAGAAGCAATCGCCCTTGGACATGATCTTGGACATACCCCATTTGGACATTGTGGTGAAAGTGTACTCAATAGAATCCATAGTGGTGGATTTAAACATAATGAGCAGAGCCTTCGAGTAGTGGAAAAATTAGAAAAAAGAGGAGTTAAAAAAGGAGGATTGAATCTCACCTATGAAGTGAAGGATGGAATATTAAATCATACGGGAGAGAATAAACCTTTGACTTTAGAAGGGCAAATAGTTAAATTAAGCGACAGAATAGCTTACATAAACCATGATATAGATGATGCAATTAGAGCCAGGGTACTAAAAAGGGATTCACTTCCTATAGATTGTACCAAAGCCCTAGGGGTCTCACATAGAGAAAGAATTAATAAAATGATAAGGGATGTAATAAAAGAGAGTATAGAAAAAGATGGCATATCTATGAGTGAAGAAGTTTACTATTATACAAATAAATTAAGGGACTTTATGTTTGAGAAGGTGTATCTAAATAAGGAAGCAAAAAAAGAAGAAGAAAAGGCCCAAAATGTAATTGTTGAATTGTATAGATATTTCTGTAGAAAGCCTCACAAGCTACCGGAGGAAATATATGATGAAATTAAAATCACAAATAATACCGAGGAAAAAGTTAAGGATTATATAGCTGGAATGTCAGATACTTATGCCATAAATAAATACTTAGAAATATATGTTCCAAAATTTTGGGTATAG
- the ppdK gene encoding pyruvate, phosphate dikinase produces MKEYVYSFDQGSKEMKSTLGGKGANLAEMSKIGLPVPPGFTVTTQACNKYYDNDKRIDKDIENMIFDNLDKLEKNTNRKLGDYTNPLLVSVRSGAVISMPGMMDTVLNLGLNDKTTDGLAEITQNPRFAYDSYRRFIQMFGDVVLGISKYKFDNILDSVKEENGIQNDTDLKVTHLKDIVTKYKELVKREAKKEFPQDPKQQLMMAINAVFESWNNARAIVYRNINDIPHHLGTAVNIQAMVFGNLGETSGTGVAFTRNPSTGEKKVFGEFLINAQGEDVVAGIRTPKPIDQLKNFMPEVYDQFMEVTKILERHYKDMQDIEFTIENGNLYLLQTRTGKRTAKAAVTIAVDMMNEGFIDKETAIMRVNPEQIDQLLHPTFKVEGLEKAKKIAKGLPASPGAATGKVYFTSEKVVEITKKGEKAILVRVETSPEDIEGMVNAEGIVTSRGGMTSHAAVVARGMGKCCVAGCGEIKVDEHNKLFKIGDIVIKEGDYISLDGNTGMVYEGIIETQETELIGSFAKIMDWADEVRRLKVRTNADTPHDSEVAVKFGAEGIGLCRTEHMFFKDNRILAVREMIIAKTREDRRKALDKLLPFQKEDFIGIFEAMGSRPVTIRLLDPPLHEFVPHKDEDINALAEELNMDLVILKETIEDLKEFNPMLGHRGCRLAITYPEIYEMQVRAIISAAIIVNKEKGIHLKPEIMIPLVGHEKELEIIKNLVNQTAEEVLKENDKQLDYKVGTMIEIPRAALTADSIAKHAEFFSFGTNDLTQMTFGFSRDDSGKFINEYRNKEIFEKDPFARLDQFGVGKLIEIAVKLGKNTRKDIKLGICGEHGGDPESIDFCHRIGLEYVSCSPFRVPIARLAAAQAAIRNK; encoded by the coding sequence ATGAAGGAGTATGTTTATTCGTTTGATCAAGGAAGTAAAGAAATGAAATCAACACTTGGGGGAAAGGGAGCTAATTTAGCTGAGATGAGTAAGATTGGACTACCAGTTCCACCGGGGTTTACGGTTACAACCCAGGCATGTAATAAATATTATGATAATGATAAAAGAATAGATAAAGATATTGAAAATATGATTTTTGATAACCTTGATAAATTAGAGAAAAACACTAATAGGAAGTTAGGTGACTACACAAATCCTTTGTTGGTATCTGTTAGGTCTGGGGCAGTGATCTCTATGCCAGGTATGATGGATACAGTACTAAATTTAGGATTAAATGACAAGACTACCGATGGATTAGCTGAAATAACACAAAATCCTAGATTTGCCTATGATAGTTACCGTAGATTTATACAAATGTTTGGAGATGTTGTATTAGGCATAAGCAAATATAAATTTGATAATATATTGGACTCTGTAAAGGAAGAAAATGGTATACAAAATGATACAGATCTTAAGGTTACACATCTTAAAGACATAGTAACGAAATACAAAGAGCTTGTGAAAAGGGAAGCTAAAAAAGAATTTCCCCAGGATCCGAAACAACAACTAATGATGGCTATTAATGCTGTTTTTGAATCATGGAATAATGCTAGAGCAATTGTATATAGAAATATTAATGATATACCCCATCATTTAGGTACTGCAGTTAATATACAAGCTATGGTATTTGGGAATCTAGGAGAAACTTCAGGTACTGGAGTTGCCTTTACTAGAAATCCATCAACCGGTGAGAAAAAGGTTTTTGGAGAGTTCTTAATAAATGCCCAGGGTGAAGATGTTGTTGCAGGTATTAGAACGCCAAAACCTATTGACCAATTAAAAAACTTTATGCCAGAGGTTTATGATCAGTTTATGGAAGTAACTAAGATTCTTGAGCGTCACTATAAGGATATGCAGGATATTGAGTTCACAATAGAGAATGGAAATCTTTACTTGCTACAAACAAGGACAGGAAAAAGAACTGCAAAGGCGGCTGTAACTATTGCCGTTGATATGATGAATGAAGGCTTTATAGATAAAGAAACTGCCATTATGAGAGTAAACCCGGAACAAATAGATCAATTATTACATCCTACATTTAAGGTAGAGGGATTAGAAAAAGCTAAAAAAATAGCTAAAGGGCTACCTGCTTCACCTGGGGCTGCAACTGGAAAGGTGTATTTTACTTCAGAAAAAGTAGTGGAGATAACTAAAAAGGGTGAGAAGGCCATACTTGTAAGGGTTGAAACATCACCGGAGGATATTGAAGGAATGGTAAATGCTGAGGGTATAGTTACGTCTAGGGGTGGAATGACCTCCCATGCGGCAGTTGTTGCAAGGGGTATGGGTAAGTGCTGTGTAGCTGGCTGTGGAGAAATAAAAGTAGATGAGCATAATAAACTCTTTAAAATTGGAGACATAGTTATAAAGGAAGGTGACTATATTTCCTTAGACGGTAATACTGGAATGGTTTATGAAGGAATTATTGAAACTCAAGAGACGGAATTGATAGGTAGCTTTGCTAAGATAATGGATTGGGCCGATGAAGTGAGAAGACTTAAAGTAAGGACTAATGCAGATACACCTCACGATTCCGAAGTAGCAGTTAAATTTGGGGCTGAAGGCATTGGATTGTGTAGAACGGAGCATATGTTCTTTAAGGACAATAGAATATTGGCTGTAAGAGAAATGATAATCGCTAAGACAAGGGAAGATAGAAGGAAAGCACTTGATAAACTTTTGCCATTCCAAAAAGAAGATTTCATTGGGATATTTGAGGCAATGGGTTCTAGACCAGTTACAATAAGACTTCTTGATCCGCCACTCCATGAGTTTGTACCCCATAAGGATGAGGATATAAATGCTCTTGCTGAGGAGTTAAATATGGATTTGGTGATACTTAAGGAAACAATTGAAGATTTAAAGGAATTTAATCCAATGCTGGGTCATAGGGGATGTAGACTTGCTATCACTTACCCCGAAATCTATGAAATGCAGGTAAGGGCAATTATTTCCGCAGCAATAATTGTAAATAAAGAAAAGGGAATACATCTAAAGCCAGAAATAATGATACCTCTTGTTGGGCATGAAAAAGAACTGGAAATAATTAAAAATCTAGTTAACCAAACCGCTGAAGAAGTATTAAAGGAAAATGACAAACAATTGGATTACAAGGTAGGAACAATGATAGAAATACCTAGGGCCGCTTTAACGGCAGACTCTATAGCTAAGCATGCTGAATTTTTCTCCTTTGGTACTAACGATTTAACGCAAATGACCTTTGGATTTTCTAGGGATGATTCAGGGAAATTTATTAATGAGTATAGAAATAAGGAGATATTTGAAAAGGACCCATTTGCTAGACTAGATCAATTTGGTGTAGGTAAATTAATAGAAATAGCTGTTAAGCTTGGTAAGAACACTAGAAAAGATATAAAACTGGGAATATGCGGAGAACATGGTGGAGATCCAGAATCCATAGATTTCTGTCATAGAATAGGTTTAGAATACGTTTCATGTTCTCCATTTAGAGTACCAATAGCAAGATTAGCCGCTGCTCAAGCTGCTATAAGGAATAAATAG
- a CDS encoding kinase/pyrophosphorylase: MSEKLYIYILSDSIGETGEQVAKAAAAQFKDLDYRLKRFPYISEKEQIINIIQEAASVNSIIVFTTVIKELKETLIIECEKKNIQYVDIMSPLLSSFHNVLGNEPVHVPGTMRRLDERYFNRVAAIEFAVKYDDGKDSRGIKKADIVLIGVSRTSKTPLSMYLAGKNIKVANVPLVPEAPLPKELFEISPKRIMGLTANPIKLNEIRQERLKALGLSNNASYANLDRILEELDYSEKIMKRLSCPVIDVSTKAVEESASIIMEIMRENDLI, translated from the coding sequence ATGAGTGAAAAGTTGTACATATATATCTTATCTGATTCAATAGGGGAAACGGGTGAACAAGTTGCCAAGGCCGCAGCAGCCCAATTTAAAGATCTAGATTACAGACTAAAAAGATTTCCCTATATTTCAGAGAAGGAACAAATAATCAATATTATACAAGAAGCTGCCAGTGTAAATTCAATCATAGTTTTCACAACGGTTATTAAAGAATTAAAAGAAACTTTGATAATAGAATGTGAAAAGAAAAATATACAATATGTAGACATTATGTCTCCACTACTTAGTTCCTTTCATAATGTCTTAGGAAATGAACCCGTTCATGTTCCCGGGACCATGAGAAGATTGGATGAGAGATATTTTAATAGAGTCGCTGCTATTGAATTTGCCGTTAAATATGATGATGGAAAGGATTCAAGGGGAATAAAGAAGGCTGATATAGTACTAATAGGGGTTTCTAGGACATCTAAAACACCTTTGAGCATGTATTTAGCTGGTAAAAATATAAAAGTCGCAAATGTACCTTTGGTACCGGAAGCACCACTGCCAAAGGAACTTTTTGAAATATCACCTAAACGTATTATGGGACTTACTGCGAATCCAATAAAGCTAAATGAAATAAGGCAAGAGAGGCTAAAAGCACTAGGGCTTAGTAATAATGCTTCTTATGCTAACCTAGATAGGATTCTTGAAGAACTAGATTATTCTGAAAAGATTATGAAAAGACTTAGCTGTCCAGTTATTGATGTTTCAACTAAGGCTGTGGAAGAAAGTGCAAGTATTATTATGGAAATAATGAGAGAAAATGATCTGATATAA
- a CDS encoding helix-turn-helix transcriptional regulator, translating to MISIVFTSRQKKIIEIVKNNEPITSENIAEFLKLTRATLRPDLAILTMSGVLEARPKVGYFYTGKSENQEIFNRVNEIKVGEIKSMPVVVDEKTSVYDAIVSMFLNDVGTIFVISDGYLTGVVSRKDFIKTCIGGTDINKVPVGIIMSRMPNIVLAYEDDTVLEASNRIIEHEVDSLPIVEKEIINKKENYKVIGRISKTNITKLFIELTNL from the coding sequence GTGATTAGTATAGTATTTACTAGCCGACAAAAGAAAATAATTGAGATAGTTAAAAATAATGAGCCTATCACCAGCGAAAATATAGCAGAGTTTCTAAAACTGACAAGGGCTACTTTAAGACCAGATCTTGCAATTTTAACGATGTCAGGAGTTCTTGAAGCAAGACCAAAGGTAGGATACTTTTATACTGGAAAATCTGAAAATCAAGAGATTTTTAACAGGGTCAATGAAATCAAAGTAGGAGAAATAAAATCCATGCCCGTTGTGGTAGATGAAAAGACTTCCGTTTATGATGCTATAGTTTCAATGTTTTTAAATGATGTAGGTACAATATTTGTTATAAGCGATGGATATCTCACAGGGGTTGTATCAAGGAAGGATTTTATTAAAACATGTATTGGTGGTACAGATATAAATAAGGTACCCGTTGGTATTATTATGTCGCGAATGCCTAACATTGTTTTAGCCTATGAAGACGACACTGTATTAGAGGCATCAAATAGAATCATTGAACATGAGGTAGATAGTCTACCAATAGTTGAAAAGGAAATAATTAACAAAAAAGAAAACTACAAGGTTATTGGTAGGATATCAAAGACAAACATTACAAAATTATTTATTGAACTTACTAATTTATAG
- a CDS encoding glycine--tRNA ligase — MAKKERSTMDKVVSLSKSRGFIFSGSEIYGGLANTWDYGPVGVELKNNVKRAWWKKFIQESQYNVGLDAAILMNPQTWVASGHVGGFNDPLMDCKKCKARYRADKLIEDYLSENDQPDVIVDGWSKEEMESYVREKDIKCPECGEADFTNIRQFNLMFKTFQGVVEDSQAEIFLRPETAQGIFVNFRNVQRSSRKKVPFGIGQIGKSFRNEITPGNFTFRTREFEQMELEFFCKPGEDLEWFDYWKNFCKNWLLSLNLKEENIRLRDHDAEELSHYSNATTDFEYKFPFGWGELWGLADRTDYDLKKHMEHSGVDLTYQDPVTNEKYVPYCIEPSLGADRVTLAFLLDAYEEEELEDGSERIVLKFHPALSPFKAAIFPLTKKLKEPALEVFSQLSKKFMVDYDEAGSIGKRYRRHDEIGTPLCITVDFDTLEDNTVTVRDRDTMEQVRIKIDELEDYINKKIEF; from the coding sequence ATGGCAAAAAAAGAAAGAAGCACTATGGATAAGGTTGTTTCATTATCAAAATCTAGAGGGTTTATATTCTCAGGTTCTGAAATATATGGAGGATTGGCAAATACTTGGGATTATGGTCCTGTTGGTGTAGAACTTAAAAATAACGTTAAAAGAGCTTGGTGGAAGAAATTTATACAAGAATCTCAATATAATGTTGGATTGGACGCTGCAATACTTATGAATCCCCAAACTTGGGTTGCATCTGGACATGTAGGTGGATTTAATGATCCCCTTATGGATTGTAAAAAATGTAAAGCAAGATATAGGGCTGATAAATTAATAGAAGATTATTTATCTGAAAACGATCAACCGGATGTAATAGTTGATGGATGGTCAAAGGAAGAAATGGAAAGCTATGTAAGGGAAAAGGATATAAAATGCCCAGAATGTGGTGAGGCAGACTTTACTAACATAAGACAATTTAATCTAATGTTCAAAACATTTCAAGGGGTAGTTGAGGATTCTCAAGCTGAAATCTTCCTAAGACCTGAAACTGCACAAGGCATATTTGTAAACTTCAGAAATGTTCAAAGATCATCGAGGAAAAAGGTTCCCTTTGGTATAGGTCAGATCGGTAAATCCTTTAGGAACGAAATAACACCAGGTAATTTTACATTCAGAACAAGGGAATTTGAACAAATGGAATTAGAATTTTTCTGTAAACCCGGTGAGGATTTGGAATGGTTTGATTACTGGAAGAACTTCTGTAAGAACTGGCTTTTAAGCCTTAATCTTAAGGAAGAAAACATTAGACTCAGAGACCATGATGCTGAAGAATTATCCCATTATAGTAATGCAACTACTGATTTTGAATACAAATTCCCCTTTGGCTGGGGAGAATTATGGGGATTAGCTGATAGAACTGACTATGACCTGAAAAAGCATATGGAACACTCTGGAGTAGATTTAACATATCAAGATCCAGTAACTAATGAGAAATACGTTCCCTATTGTATTGAACCATCCCTTGGTGCAGATAGAGTCACATTAGCCTTTCTACTTGATGCATATGAAGAAGAAGAGCTAGAGGACGGAAGTGAAAGAATAGTACTTAAATTCCATCCAGCACTATCTCCATTTAAGGCGGCTATTTTCCCTCTTACTAAAAAGCTCAAGGAGCCAGCTTTAGAAGTGTTTAGTCAGCTTTCTAAGAAGTTTATGGTTGATTATGATGAAGCCGGAAGTATAGGAAAAAGATATAGAAGACATGATGAAATAGGAACACCTTTATGTATAACTGTTGATTTTGATACTTTAGAAGACAATACTGTAACAGTAAGAGATAGGGATACAATGGAGCAAGTAAGAATAAAAATAGATGAATTAGAAGATTATATTAATAAAAAAATTGAATTTTAA
- a CDS encoding DUF4342 domain-containing protein: MDFTLEHVDEVRERTGVSYSEAKEALTETEGDVLEAIIYIESKNERKMKNTISNKGNEVIEKLKEIIKKGNVTKILLRKDEENIMNIPVTAGAIGAIIFPPATVAGILVALATGCTLEIFKDDGEIININDITEDALQNVKEKVDCAKDKFSKKNKKDEIDEEE; encoded by the coding sequence ATGGATTTTACTTTAGAGCATGTAGATGAGGTAAGGGAAAGAACTGGTGTTTCATATAGTGAAGCTAAGGAAGCGTTAACTGAAACTGAAGGAGATGTTTTAGAAGCTATAATCTATATCGAATCAAAGAATGAAAGAAAGATGAAAAATACTATAAGCAACAAGGGTAATGAGGTTATTGAGAAATTAAAGGAGATAATTAAAAAGGGCAATGTAACAAAAATTCTTTTAAGAAAAGATGAAGAGAATATAATGAATATTCCTGTTACCGCAGGAGCTATAGGAGCTATTATTTTTCCTCCTGCAACCGTAGCTGGTATATTAGTTGCCCTTGCAACAGGATGCACTTTAGAAATATTTAAAGACGATGGTGAGATAATAAATATCAATGATATTACCGAAGATGCTCTACAAAATGTTAAAGAAAAGGTAGACTGTGCCAAGGATAAATTCTCTAAAAAAAATAAAAAAGATGAAATTGATGAAGAAGAATAG
- the recO gene encoding DNA repair protein RecO: MIYKTDAVVLRKHKISESDVILTLFTRKLGKVRAVAKGGRKPKGGLSPASHIFVFGEFILSKGKDLDRVSSCHIHESFYNIREDLSKLAYASYFAELCDTVIVEGVTNNRLLDTFLKTLSLTTQSDEDYELIKLAFQLKVLDYSGFRPELSKCSDCGGTSFKKIGFDIQQGGLVCDNCFTKYNRKPFIINSTMVKVMNYIFKTDIITISKIKLNSSIINKLNVIIDKYIHLHLERKSFKSLEFLNTIKKI, translated from the coding sequence ATGATATATAAGACCGATGCTGTGGTCTTAAGAAAACATAAGATATCAGAGTCCGATGTTATACTTACATTGTTTACTAGAAAGCTCGGTAAAGTGAGGGCTGTGGCAAAGGGAGGAAGAAAGCCTAAGGGAGGCTTATCTCCCGCTTCACATATTTTTGTCTTTGGAGAATTTATACTGTCAAAGGGAAAGGATTTAGATAGGGTTTCATCCTGCCATATACATGAGTCCTTTTATAATATCAGAGAGGATTTATCAAAGCTTGCCTATGCTTCATACTTTGCTGAATTATGTGATACAGTTATTGTTGAAGGAGTCACAAATAATAGGCTGCTTGATACCTTCCTAAAGACTTTAAGCTTAACAACTCAAAGTGATGAAGATTATGAGCTTATTAAGTTGGCATTCCAATTAAAAGTATTAGATTACTCTGGATTTAGACCAGAACTTAGTAAATGTTCAGATTGTGGTGGTACTAGCTTTAAAAAAATAGGATTTGATATACAACAAGGAGGGCTAGTATGTGATAATTGCTTTACCAAATATAATAGAAAGCCATTTATTATCAATTCAACAATGGTAAAGGTTATGAACTACATATTTAAAACCGATATAATAACAATATCAAAGATTAAACTTAATTCTTCAATCATAAATAAATTAAATGTTATCATTGATAAATACATACACTTGCATCTTGAAAGAAAATCTTTTAAAAGTCTAGAGTTTTTGAACACTATAAAAAAAATCTAA
- the mgtE gene encoding magnesium transporter, whose product MTEHGDERIKEIIKTVEDLLQYNEDLKIKEYIEELHPADIAEILLELNDDNQVKFFSILSWEQAGNVLEEVDSETFIELLGILKREHKIEILDQVAQDDMVDVLAELSEEKRKEIISLLDLEDAKSVRELLVYDEDTAGGIMTKEFITVRKDITVYQAIEDLRSKASDAETIYYVYVVDKTNSLVGVLSLRELIVNKPNSIIEDTMHEGVISVNLKTDQEDVARLVSKYDLLAIPVVDDDNKIMGIITVDDIIDVIQEEATEDIYKFAGASEIEDIDKDKISHRIFASVKSRLPWLVITVFGGLLSAQVIGSFQEVLNKNTVLALFMPLLAGMGGNVGTQSSTLTVRGIAMGEIHGKEILRTMFQEICVGFLVGLCCSIIVAVVSLFFVKGEIILSFIVGVAMWANMITAATIGTLVPLIFKRIGVDPAVASAPFITTTIDITGLSIYFTLTTILLTKIVY is encoded by the coding sequence ATGACAGAGCATGGAGATGAAAGAATAAAGGAAATAATAAAGACAGTAGAGGATTTGCTGCAATACAATGAAGATTTAAAGATAAAAGAATATATTGAAGAATTACACCCTGCAGATATAGCTGAGATTCTATTAGAATTAAATGATGATAATCAAGTAAAATTTTTCAGTATCCTTTCATGGGAGCAAGCAGGTAATGTATTGGAGGAAGTTGATTCTGAAACATTTATTGAACTCTTAGGGATTTTGAAAAGAGAGCATAAGATTGAGATTCTGGATCAAGTGGCTCAAGATGACATGGTTGACGTTCTGGCAGAACTCAGTGAGGAAAAACGAAAAGAGATAATCTCACTTTTGGATTTAGAAGATGCGAAAAGTGTCAGAGAACTCTTAGTCTATGATGAAGATACCGCCGGCGGTATAATGACCAAGGAGTTTATAACCGTTAGAAAGGATATAACCGTTTATCAAGCTATTGAAGATCTAAGAAGCAAGGCTAGTGATGCCGAAACTATCTACTATGTTTATGTAGTTGATAAAACTAATAGTCTTGTGGGGGTTTTATCCTTAAGGGAGTTAATTGTAAATAAGCCAAATAGTATTATAGAAGATACTATGCACGAGGGTGTTATAAGTGTCAATTTAAAAACGGACCAAGAGGATGTAGCTCGACTTGTATCAAAATATGATTTGTTAGCCATTCCTGTTGTTGATGATGATAATAAAATAATGGGTATAATAACAGTAGATGATATTATTGATGTTATTCAAGAAGAAGCTACAGAAGATATATATAAATTTGCCGGTGCTTCAGAAATTGAAGATATAGACAAGGATAAAATTTCACATAGGATATTTGCGTCGGTAAAATCACGTTTGCCTTGGCTTGTTATAACTGTTTTTGGGGGATTGCTATCGGCTCAGGTGATAGGCAGTTTTCAAGAAGTACTTAATAAAAATACTGTGTTGGCTCTGTTTATGCCACTACTTGCGGGTATGGGAGGAAATGTTGGAACCCAATCATCCACCTTAACGGTTAGAGGTATAGCAATGGGGGAGATACATGGAAAAGAAATATTAAGAACCATGTTTCAAGAAATATGTGTGGGATTTTTAGTTGGACTTTGTTGCAGTATTATTGTTGCAGTGGTATCCTTATTTTTCGTAAAGGGAGAAATAATTTTGAGTTTTATTGTAGGTGTTGCAATGTGGGCCAATATGATTACTGCTGCGACTATAGGGACTTTGGTTCCACTGATATTTAAGAGAATAGGAGTTGACCCCGCTGTAGCTTCTGCTCCTTTCATAACTACTACAATAGATATAACTGGATTGTCCATATATTTTACTTTGACAACTATTCTTTTAACAAAAATAGTATATTAA
- the era gene encoding GTPase Era: MSFKSGFVTIIGRPNVGKSTLINNIVGQKILIMSDKPQTTRNKIQTIYNDEESQIIFLDTPGIHKPKNRLGEHMVKAAKDTLNEVDVIVFLVDESKNIGPGDKYILDLLEGVKTPVILGINKIDITEPDIFKEIYERYNEYGTFDEIMGLSAINGTNVDTLIEKLVDRLPEGPKYFPTDMITDQPERFIVSEIVREKLLHYLHEEVPHGVAVIVNFMRKREDQDIVDIDVTIYCERNSHKAIIIGKNGKKIKGVGKSARKEIENLLGSKVYMEIWVKVKKDWRDKESILRNLGYE, translated from the coding sequence TTGTCTTTTAAATCAGGATTTGTAACAATTATTGGAAGACCTAATGTTGGAAAATCTACACTAATTAATAATATTGTTGGGCAAAAAATATTGATAATGTCAGATAAGCCCCAAACTACAAGAAATAAAATTCAGACAATATATAATGATGAAGAATCTCAAATTATTTTCTTAGATACACCGGGTATCCATAAGCCGAAAAATAGACTTGGAGAACATATGGTTAAGGCAGCAAAGGATACATTAAATGAAGTTGATGTGATAGTATTTTTAGTGGATGAATCTAAGAATATAGGACCAGGAGATAAATATATTTTAGACCTTTTAGAAGGGGTTAAAACTCCTGTAATTTTAGGTATAAATAAAATTGATATTACTGAGCCGGATATCTTTAAAGAGATATATGAAAGATATAATGAATATGGTACTTTTGATGAGATAATGGGATTGTCTGCCATAAATGGTACCAATGTAGATACTTTAATAGAAAAGCTTGTTGATAGACTTCCAGAAGGTCCTAAATATTTCCCCACTGATATGATAACTGATCAGCCGGAAAGATTTATAGTCTCTGAGATAGTAAGGGAAAAGCTTCTACATTATCTTCACGAGGAAGTTCCCCATGGGGTTGCGGTTATTGTAAACTTTATGAGAAAACGTGAAGATCAAGATATTGTAGATATCGATGTTACAATATATTGTGAAAGAAATTCACATAAGGCAATAATAATCGGTAAAAATGGAAAGAAAATAAAGGGCGTTGGGAAAAGTGCAAGAAAAGAAATAGAAAATCTACTTGGTTCAAAGGTTTACATGGAAATATGGGTCAAGGTTAAAAAGGATTGGAGAGATAAAGAAAGTATTTTAAGAAATTTAGGATATGAATAA